Proteins from a genomic interval of Rhodococcus rhodochrous:
- a CDS encoding helix-turn-helix transcriptional regulator, giving the protein MTVESTTERVLRVLALLQSRPSWTAHELAAELGVTDRSVRRDVDRLRALGYPVRATPGVGGGYQLGAGTRLPPLLLHDDEAIATAVSLRLASGSTIAGAAEAALRALAKLDQVMPPRLREEVRAIYGATETVVGAGTEIDADTLLALARACRDATRVRFRYTTRQEADDERTVEPVRMVAAGQRWYLMAWDVDRDDWRTFRLDRMRDVTPMTWRFRPRQHPDPVSYVQRSVAESPYRYIARIRLRADADQVRDMVPPQVGRVEDDEDGWCVLVVGADDPDWIVMHVARMGFEAVVLEPPELREAADRLAARLVAIVSRSDR; this is encoded by the coding sequence GTGACCGTCGAGTCGACCACCGAACGGGTCCTGCGGGTGCTGGCGCTGTTGCAGAGCCGCCCGTCGTGGACCGCTCACGAACTGGCTGCGGAACTCGGCGTGACCGATCGCTCGGTGCGCCGCGACGTCGATCGTCTGCGTGCTCTCGGCTATCCCGTCCGCGCGACCCCCGGTGTCGGCGGTGGTTATCAGCTCGGTGCCGGCACGAGACTGCCGCCGCTGCTCCTGCACGACGACGAAGCGATCGCGACGGCGGTGTCGCTGCGACTGGCGTCGGGCAGCACCATCGCCGGTGCCGCCGAGGCGGCCCTGCGTGCACTGGCCAAGCTCGACCAGGTGATGCCGCCCCGTCTGCGCGAGGAGGTGCGGGCGATCTACGGTGCCACCGAGACCGTCGTCGGCGCGGGCACCGAGATCGATGCCGATACGCTGCTGGCGTTGGCCCGCGCGTGCCGCGACGCGACCCGTGTGCGCTTCCGGTACACCACCCGGCAGGAGGCGGACGACGAGCGCACGGTCGAACCGGTGCGGATGGTCGCTGCCGGACAGCGCTGGTACCTCATGGCATGGGACGTCGATCGCGACGACTGGCGCACCTTCCGGCTCGACCGGATGCGCGACGTGACGCCCATGACGTGGAGGTTCCGGCCGCGGCAGCATCCCGATCCGGTGTCGTACGTCCAGCGGTCCGTGGCGGAGTCGCCCTACCGGTACATCGCGCGGATCCGCCTGCGGGCGGACGCCGACCAGGTGCGCGACATGGTGCCACCGCAGGTCGGGCGGGTCGAGGACGACGAGGACGGGTGGTGCGTACTCGTCGTCGGCGCGGACGACCCGGACTGGATCGTGATGCACGTCGCGCGAATGGGTTTCGAGGCGGTCGTCCTCGAGCCTCCCGAACTTCGGGAGGCCGCGGATCGGCTCGCGGCGCGCCTCGTCGCGATCGTCTCCCGCTCCGATCGGTGA
- a CDS encoding DinB family protein encodes MTELDWNHLLRQQLDHPVRRRLDGLTDDEYFFEPAPDCWSVRPRGTGTAPVQGGAGSMTIDFAFPEPDPPPFTTISWRLGHVIVGVLAMRNASHFGRTPTDYMSFEYAATADEALAQLDAELATWIAGVESLGEDGLARPCGEAEGPYAQYPMGALVLHINRELIHHLSEVCLLRDLYLHTRARTRQETS; translated from the coding sequence ATGACAGAACTCGACTGGAATCACCTACTGCGACAGCAACTCGACCATCCGGTACGCCGCCGCCTGGACGGCCTCACCGACGACGAATACTTCTTCGAACCCGCACCCGACTGCTGGAGTGTTCGGCCGCGCGGGACGGGCACCGCTCCCGTGCAGGGAGGCGCCGGGTCGATGACCATCGATTTCGCGTTCCCCGAACCCGATCCGCCGCCCTTCACGACCATCTCGTGGCGGCTCGGTCATGTGATCGTCGGCGTGCTGGCGATGCGCAACGCGAGCCATTTCGGACGCACCCCCACCGACTACATGTCGTTCGAGTACGCAGCGACCGCGGACGAGGCCCTCGCCCAGCTCGATGCCGAACTCGCCACGTGGATCGCGGGCGTCGAGTCCCTCGGGGAAGACGGACTCGCCCGGCCGTGCGGTGAAGCGGAAGGACCGTACGCGCAGTATCCGATGGGCGCGCTGGTCCTGCACATCAACCGCGAACTCATCCACCATCTGTCCGAGGTCTGCCTCCTGCGGGACCTCTACCTGCACACCCGTGCCCGAACCCGACAGGAGACGAGCTGA
- a CDS encoding VOC family protein — translation MARDIQITFDCADPAALADFWADALGYELQKPPGNFVSWDDALDAMGVPLERRNDASGIVDPDEAGPRLFFQKVPEGKQAKNRVHLDVRAAPGLDGAERMAALEAEAERLVARGATRLERHDPAPPFGAGHIVMADPEGNEFCLD, via the coding sequence ATGGCACGCGACATCCAGATCACGTTCGACTGCGCCGATCCCGCGGCTCTCGCGGATTTCTGGGCCGACGCCCTCGGCTACGAACTCCAGAAGCCGCCCGGCAATTTCGTCTCGTGGGACGACGCACTCGACGCGATGGGGGTGCCACTCGAACGACGCAACGACGCCTCCGGCATCGTCGACCCGGACGAGGCAGGGCCCCGGTTGTTCTTCCAGAAGGTGCCCGAGGGCAAGCAGGCCAAGAACCGGGTGCACCTGGACGTGCGTGCCGCCCCCGGACTCGACGGCGCCGAGCGCATGGCCGCTCTGGAAGCCGAGGCCGAACGGCTCGTCGCGCGCGGCGCCACGCGCCTGGAACGCCACGACCCGGCGCCGCCGTTCGGGGCCGGCCACATCGTCATGGCCGACCCCGAGGGCAACGAATTCTGCCTCGACTGA